The following is a genomic window from Candidatus Omnitrophota bacterium.
TCCATCTAACTTCAACAAGTCAGGGAATCGAAGCCGAATTTTCCGCCGAGCGATTAGCGAGGAAAAGCGCTATGCGCGACAGGAAATTCGGCTGGCCCGAAGCGAGGCCTATGGCCGAGCGAAGGGGATTCCCATCTCCCGCTCCATACTCTGAAAACTTTTCGAAGAAAGTTTTCAGGTCCTGGCGTCTCAGATAAAAAATCCCTACTTCAGTACAGGCAGTTTTCCTTTGAATATCGGGGCTGTGCAGTTACTGTATAAGGTACTCTTGCACTCGGGGCAGTATATGCACCTCGCCTTATCGAGCGCCTTAATGTCATTCGACAAACTCATTACGCACCTGCGATCAGGGCAATATTTAAGCCTCATCACGCATCCGAGCTGATGCAGGGCTTCCTTCGCAACTCTTTCCAGAAATAGCGCGTTATCCGGTTTCAGCGAATAGAACTCGTTACGGAGCCGCGCGATCGATACGACGGCTATCGCCTTTGACGGCGCCGACGCCCCGAAGACAAAATCCGCCTCCTGCGAATAGATGTCGGCATCGACTATCACCAGAGCGCATTCCACGCTCTTATCCAGGACGATCTTCCCCGACGCATATGCCAATATCGCTTCCGCGGAATATTGTTTGCGCGATGGGTCG
Proteins encoded in this region:
- a CDS encoding archaemetzincin, translated to MRKIIECLLILVLCAVLSPIADAKVIDERIYILPLGDVPAEAVRVVKDKLPGLLPITAKAEILPKEELPEAAYDPSRKQYSAEAILAYASGKIVLDKSVECALVIVDADIYSQEADFVFGASAPSKAIAVVSIARLRNEFYSLKPDNALFLERVAKEALHQLGCVMRLKYCPDRRCVMSLSNDIKALDKARCIYCPECKSTLYSNCTAPIFKGKLPVLK